From Drosophila virilis strain 15010-1051.87 chromosome X, Dvir_AGI_RSII-ME, whole genome shotgun sequence, the proteins below share one genomic window:
- the Nup153 gene encoding nuclear pore complex protein Nup153 isoform X1 encodes MMSAFEDGQQQQQRLLQQEQQQQQQTQTPQPRTPLRLANEAANNSNKNNNNNSSSSSNSSSSSSKNNNNSIMGKVKLRVSSILPDSLSKWFSPTADPNAAGAAAVAGEESSSSTSPQLPLSQHNGSALTTTIKQKHSRRRIQLEADDAPDIAVDDGTNAQDLNEEEVQLADNIAEHDLAGEDEQTRRSEYNVSLLRKRQLVANEDDDDDDDDDAEEEDDDEADDGPQQLNYRSQQPNRSVNFRSSAAQPLQKRKRIEPMESTFSPQFNAQRRRPQLHASTPAASDALRSQAPPNRFSTHLNLYGHQRQREPAYNFMSAGNNSSSEAAVATSGDLPMSSRRSLNIAPMTERREMALPSYRRQSLLGHRGLMPNWRSYQTISEVPNEEQQQQQQQQQTMRQETNNNNNNNIIQTKRSGGTDSQSECESNESHAAGGSGFGCGRMHNLNNNNNINSNSNQLFYGNLQSRKSVFNTNVNATSLLQHHNSTLSLNSLNHRRRFNASIYGSTSALSDSRLLSSSMSGNSPFYQGPTAFGGSSANNRYFSQGNLPINSGSSSPAPSNSDSVCSNSNPARPNICHSSYGMKPIEMRPRGNLCTGAGDGSANVPGLSLTAQRILNLLENHTTPLMDAKKMGSTLREHQLQRSSRHLTAGSKPYSYPNHTLAFGYNNTAGGSNNNRNSDPDNSSKLLVPTMLQLLERRRLHRVAPSTRALVDAKQLEEQQMLHQQHQQAASLAANSNTTVTVTPTGSQTHTNKMRSRLSHQLRKDARIVDEQQLPPAPLDLPNIRFPVMASEPTFDLVIAPPPPMSTAATTAEQQQQLPKLNNNNKTNNNTNNNNNNNNNNSSSMRRRGHSSTRYQFANPQPLNCADPAGTTATPQKRMKHNFIFDPPIPLDESTKCLPNSLQFNGATCNSNLKSTGSVIDILLPPKRTDAPASPAAAAPASAPLTTVGFGDQFKKSASEWECEACMLRNKQELNKCVACETPKPKPKGAANTAASGPTAPAINYPAEDETARLKTTSLGTQVCMSSIAQNSGSNSSSFGSSNSNSFPSGFGDAFKPPANMWECGCCMIMNPASLNECLACQSPNPKSSNSNSNSNSSTNNNNSNNSNSNNSFKFGFDSTAVVQPKADAGFQQLIAAQKSSSWNCEACMAQNDISRNKCICCEQLKPGATVEEASTTAAVPKFMFGFPAKAATTATTEAGATTTAATATVAPVTQFKFGFAPAAAVDAGKDVADSNKALTTTTTTTTAAAAGTSTFSNSTTTTTATATTNVFKIGTATAARTVDFKLGDNAAQQQQLSLAADKPAPASSSMAPATSSTGQGLFATTVTPATAATTFAFGANTAAAATTTATTTTTAAAAAKPVESKLFNFGSFSPNTVVSSSTSTNTTSSSSSSGGSSISFKPPANLFNFGGGSSNNNVSSSSSSTLPAATGTKTTASFLYSPQTASATTSFAPAATATTFVFGSQSAISTTAAAAAAKTAVSSSSSNSNNFFFGAPATSTTAASTNASNAGIFGSSITTPKSSIISSSSSSGFQAPASSNTALFTFGSGSNINASGNSSFTSPSFGFGPKPTPSTLGDLATSSSSSSSNNNIGSNTSTTTLTNFGWPTAAVTATTSKATTSFATTAAATPFANNPATSVATSSTTLPIFGSNSSQGSNLFGSSNTATKTTNAMQPLAVSSPFGMATTTTSAATAAAATVQPNTGGNGTISALFGNVNSPFGTNAGPGAGGVASPLTNIFNSSSSNNNKGTPTTTTAAAATTVAAATPKPAFNFVSANAPIAAPAGGVFNFGATPTNAAASGNSSSTSGGGGGGGNSSALPKPAFNFTATAPQTTAFNFSANSTTAGGNAGNSDLFPRTERLFQFGATAPSTDAGGTSSTMMPAANQLFNFTASAQQMQFQSTKRWQPNAESTPQDTRTDASPAAAVEMESGAAAAAAAAAAANNDRTEQQWTTLGHGLGRGCELGAAEQQQLRHNDSQTTTTIRDSGQLQQQQKQQQQQQQQWEGENETHRTATRTRTTLSCPSEQQTPTATAMLQRRSSRLHERHQQIQNELQQLQQQQQQQRRRRQQQQKQQKQRLNKYRFVRSPLTAAAAAAATATTTAAALAARVARQYKFSLLSKRQTRKSNANSSASNNSNELEACSAASIDSSHSDTVTAAAAAAAAAASHMLRSRYKLVRRRSAAD; translated from the exons ATGATGTCCGCATTTGAGGatggccaacagcaacaacaaagactactacaacaggaacaacaacagcaacaacaaacacaaactcCGCAGCCGCGCACGCCACTGAGACTCGCAAATGAGgccgccaacaacagcaacaagaacaacaacaacaacagcagcagcagcagcaacagcagcagcagtagcagtaaaaacaacaataat TCCATCATGGGCAAAGTAAAGTTGCGGGTATCCAGCATACTTCCGGATTCACTAAGCAAATGGTTTTCACCAACTGCTGACCCAAATGCCGCCGGCGCCGCCGCAGTCGCTGGGGAAGAGTCGTCATCGTCAACATcgccgcagctgccgctgtcgcAGCATAATGGCAGCGCTTTGACAACTACAATCAAACAGAAACACAGTCGTCGTCGCATACAGCTCGAGGCTGATGATGCGCCCGATATTGCCGTCGATGACGGCACCAATGCTCAGGATCTCAACGAAGAGGAGGTTCAGCTGGCCGATAACATAGCCGAACACGATCTGGCCGGCGAGGATGAGCAGACGCGTCGCAGCGAATATAATGTTAGTTTATTGCGCAAACGTCAACTGGTCGCCAacgaagacgacgacgacgatgatgacgacgatgcCGAAGAGGAGGACGACGACGAAGCCGACGATGGTCCACAGCAACTCAACTATCGATCGCAGCAGCCAAATCGCAGCGTCAATTTCCGCAGCAGTGCGGCACAGCCGCTGCAAAAGCGCAAGCGTATAGAG CCAATGGAAAGTACGTTTAGTCCTCAATTTAATGCACAGCGTCGACGCCCGCAGCTGCACGCCTCAACGCCAGCTGCTAGCGATGCGCTGCGCAGCCAAGCGCCACCGAATCGTTTCTCAACGCACTTGAACCTCTACGGACATCAGCGTCAGCGCGAGCCCGCCTACAATTTCATGTCcgccggcaacaacagcagcagcgaggcAGCTGTTGCCACCAGCGGGGATTTGCCAATGAG CTCGCGACGCTCATTGAATATTGCGCCAATGACTGAACGCCGTGAAATGGCGCTGCCCAGCTATAGGCGGCAATCGCTGTTGGGTCATCGCGGCCTAATGCCCAACTGGCGCAGCTATCAGACCATCAGCGAGGTGCCCAatgaggagcagcagcagcagcagcagcagcaacaaactaTGCGCCAggagacaaacaacaacaacaacaacaatataatacaGACTAAGCGCAGCGGCGGCACAGATTCCCAATCGGAGTGCGAGAGCAATGAGAGCCATGCGGCTGGCGGATCAGGCTTCGGTTGCGGACGCATGCACaacctcaacaacaacaacaacatcaatagcaatagcaaccAATTATTTTATGGGAATTTGCAGAGCCGCAAATCGGTGTTCAATACGAATGTAAATGCAACATCGCTGCTGCAACACCACAATTCGACACTATCGCTAAATTCGCTAAATCATCGCCGTCGCTTTAACGCCTCCATATATGGCAGCACATCGGCGTTGAGCGATAGTCGTCTGTTGAGCAGCAGCATGTCGGGCAATTCACCATTTTATCAGGGACCCACCGCATTTGGCGGCAGTTCGGCAAACAATCGTTATTTTAGTCAAGGCAATTTGCCGATCAATTCGGGCAGCAGCTCGCCGGCGCCATCGAATAGCGATAGCGTTTGCAGCAACAGTAATCCTGCTCGCCCAAATATCTGTCACAGCAGCTACGGCATGAAGCCCATCGAGATGCGACCACGTGGGAATCTGTGCACCGGCGCTGGTGATGGTAGCGCCAATGTGCCTGGCTTATCGCTGACAGCGCAGCGTATACTCAATCTATTGGAGAATCATACAACGCCGCTTATGGATGCCAAGAAAATGGGTAGCACATTGCGTGAACATCAATTGCAGCGCAGCTCAAGACACCTGACCGCCGGCTCCAAGCCATATTCCTATCCCAATCATACTTTGGCATTTGGCTATAATAACACCGCCGGCGGCAGCAATAACAATCGGAATAGCGATCCGGATAATAGCTCTAAATTGCTGGTGCCCACCATGTTGCAGCTGCTCGAACGTCGACGTTTGCATCGTGTGGCGCCCAGCACACGTGCCCTAGTTGATGCCAAACAATTGGAGGAGCAACAGATGTTAcatcaacagcatcaacaggcTGCCAGTTTGGCAGCTAACTCCAATACGACGGTCACGGTCACGCCCACGGGCAGCCAGACTCATACGAATAAGATGCGTTCACGTTTATCCCATCAGTTGCGCAAGGATGCGCGCATTGTGGATGAACAACAGTTGCCGCCAGCGCCTCTCGATTTGCCCAATATACGTTTTCCGGTGATGGCCAGCGAGCCGACATTTGATTTGGTTAttgcgccgccgccgccgatgtcaactgcagcaacaactgccgagcagcagcagcagctgcccaagctgaacaacaacaacaaaacaaacaataacaccaacaacaacaacaacaacaacaacaacaacagcagcagcatgcgCCGACGCGGCCATTCAAGCACACGTTATCAGTTTGCAAACCCGCAGCCACTCAATTGTGCCGATCCTGCCGGAACAACAGCGACGCCACAGAAACGAATGAagcataattttatatttgatcCGCCCATTCCATTGGATGAGTCGACCAAGTGTTTGCCCAACTCGTTGCAGTTCAATGGTGCCACATGCAACAGCAACCTGAAGAGCACCGGCAGCGTGATTGATATACTGCTGCCGCCCAAGCGCACAGATGCTCcagcatcaccagcagcagcagctccagcatCAGCTCCCTTAACAACGGTTGGATTTGGTGATCAGTTTAAGAAATCCGCCAGTGAATGGGAGTGCGAAGCGTGCATGTTGCGCAACAAGCAGGAGCTGAACAAATGCGTCGCCTGCGAGACGCCCAAGCCAAAACCTAAAGGTGCCGCCAATACTGCTGCCTCAGGCCCAACGGCGCCGGCCATCAACTATCCAGCTGAAGACGAGACGGCGCGCCTTAAAACCACAAGCCTTGGCACACAGGTGTGCATGTCCAGCATTGCCCAAAatagcggcagcaacagcagcagctttggcagcagcaacagcaacagttttCCTAGCGGTTTTGGTGATGCGTTCAAGCCCCCGGCAAATATGTGGGAATGCGGCTGTTGTATGATCATGAACCCGGCCAGCCTTAATGAATGCCTCGCCTGCCAGTCTCCCAATCccaagagcagcaacagcaacagcaatagcaatagcagtaccaacaacaacaacagcaacaacagcaacagcaacaacagctttaAATTTGGTTTTGACAGCACAGCTGTTGTGCAGCCTAAGGCGGATGCCGGCTTCCAGCAGCTGATCGCGGCACAAAAGTCGAGCAGCTGGAATTGTGAGGCGTGCATGGCACAGAATGATATCAGCCGCAACAAATGCATATGCTGTGAGCAACTGAAGCCCGGCGCCACCGTCGAGGAGGCTTCAACCACTGCGGCTGTGCCCAAGTTTATGTTTGGCTTTCCAGCCAAGGCcgctacaacagcaacaacagaagcaggagcaacaacaacagcggcaacagcaactgttgctccAGTCACGCAGTTTAAATTTGGTTTTGCGCCCGCTGCAGCAGTAGATGCTGGCAAGGATGTGGCCGATAGCAACAAAGctcttacaacaacaacaacaacaacaacagcagcagcagcaggcacgtCAACATTCAGtaattcaacaacaacaacaacagcaacagcaacgacaaatGTCTTCAAAATTGGCacggcaacagctgccagAACGGTGGACTTCAAACTTGGCGACAAtgcagcacagcagcaacagttgtcGTTGGCAGCGGACAAACCTGCGCCGGCTAGCAGCAGCATGGCGCCGGCAACATCTAGCACCGGCCAAGGCTTGTTTGCAACAACAGTgacaccagcaacagcagcaacaacatttgcatttggcgccaacacagcagcagcagcaacgacaacagcaacaacgacaacaacagctgctgccgcagcaAAGCCCGTGGAGAGCAAATTATTTAACTTTGGCAGCTTTTCGCCCAACACAGTCGTGtccagcagcaccagcaccaacaccaccagcagcagcagcagcagtggcggcagcagcatcagcttcAAGCCACCAgcaaatttattcaatttcggcggcggcagcagcaacaacaacgttagcagcagcagcagcagcacgctgccagcagcaacggggacaaaaacaacagcttcGTTTCTATATAGCCCACAGACTGCAAGTGCAACAACTAGCTTTGCGCCagctgccacagcaacaacgttTGTCTTTGGCAGCCAATCAGCTatatcaacaacagcagcagcagcggcagctaaaACTgccgtcagcagcagcagcagcaacagcaacaatttctTCTTTGGCGCgccagcaacatcaacaacagcagctagcACCAATGCCAGCAATGCCGGCATCTTCGGCTCCTCCATCACAACACCCAAaagcagcatcatcagcagcagcagcagcagcggcttcCAAGCGCcggccagcagcaacacagCGCTGTTCACctttggcagcggcagcaacatcaatgctagcggcaacagcagctttACCAGCCCATCATTTGGCTTTGGACCGAAGCCCACACCATCAACACTTGGCGATCTTgcaacgagcagcagcagcagcagcagcaacaacaacataggCAGCaacacatcaacaacaacactgaCCAACTTTGGTTGGCCgacagcagcagtaacagcaacaacatcaaaagcaacaacttcatttgcaacaacagcagcagcaactcctTTTGCCAATAATCCTGCAACAAGCGTTGCAACATCATCCACAACTTTGCCCATTtttggcagcaacagcagtcaGGGCTCCAACCTGttcggcagcagcaacacggcaacaaaaacaacaaatgcaatgcAGCCGCTGGCGGTCAGCTCGCCATTTGGCatggcgacaacaacaacatcagcagcaacagcagcagctgccaccgTACAGCCCAATACCGGCGGCAATGGCACAATCTCTGCGCTCTTTGGCAATGTGAATAGTCCGTTTGGCACAAATGCAGGGCCCGGTGCCGGCGGCGTCGCCTCGCCGCTGACAAACATAttcaatagcagcagcagcaacaacaacaagggaacaccaacaacaacaacagcagcagcagcaacaactgttgcagcagcaacacctaAACCGGCATTTAATTTTGTCAGCGCCAACGCACCAATAGCTGCG CCCGCCGGCGGCGTCTTTAACTTTGGCGCAACGCCCACGAATGCCGCTGCcagtggcaacagcagcagcaccagcggcggcggcggcggcggcggcaacagcagcgcgtTGCCAAAGCCAGCCTTCAATTTCACGGCAACCGCACCACAGACGACGGCATTTAATTTCTCGGCTAACTCAACAACAGCTGGCGGCAATGCGGGCAACAGCGAC TTATTTCCAAGAACGGAACGACTTTTCCAATTTGGGGCCACTGCGCCGTCAACTGATGCTGGTGGCACATCATCAACCATGATGCCAGCAGCAAAtcaattgttcaattttacCGCCTCAGCGCAGCAAATGCAG TTTCAATCCACCAAACGCTGGCAGCCCAATGCAGAATCCACGCCGCAAGATACGCGGACCGACGCGTCGCCTGCCGCCGCGGTAGAAATGGAAAGtggcgccgccgctgccgccgccgccgccgctgccgccaacAATGACAGAACCGAACAACAATGGACAACACTGGGACACGGACTGGGACGTGGATGCGAATTGGGGGCggcggagcagcagcagctgaggcaCAACGACAGCCAAACAACGACGACAATTCGTGACAGCGggcagctacagcagcagcagaagcagcagcagcagcaacagcagcagtgggAAGGAGAAAATGAAACACACAGGACGGCGACGAGGACAAGGACGACACTGAGCTGCCCCTCCGAACAGCAAACACCAACGGCGACGGCCATGTTACAGCGCCGCAGCAGTCGGCTGCACGAACGCCATCAGCAAATACAGAATGAActgcaacaattgcagcagcagcaacagcagcagcgacgtcgacgccagcagcaacagaagcaacaaaaacaacggcTCAACAAATATCGTTTTGTGCGCAGTCCGTtaacagccgcagccgcagcagcagcaacagcaacaacaacagcggcagcattgGCGGCTAGAGTTGCCAGACAGTACAAATTTAGCTTGCTAAGCAAAAGGCAAACGCGCAAAAGCAACGCCAATTccagcgccagcaacaacagcaacgaacTGGAAGCCTGTAGCGCTGCCAGCATCGACAGCAGCCACAGCGACACAGtcacagccgctgccgctgccgctgccgctgctgcgtcACACATGCTGCGCAGTCGCTATAAGCTGGTGCGACGGCGCAGCGCTGCCGACTGA